GTCTGATTGAATACAAAGATTTTCTAAAGCTGCAACGGGATACATTTGGAGGCAGCTGCCCCCTTGTGGATAAACAGGTAGTATTGCACCACAGTTTCCTTATGGCATCCGTCACTTGTGTTGTGCTTACCACAATGCAGCGAATTATTTGCTGTCAAAATTGCCCTTGCTGACAATTGTTTCTggaatgttttgtatttattaatgtggCCCTCCATTTTTTTATTGAGTATTAGTTTACTTtagataattacattttttgaagtGTGTAGTGCCATTGAAAATAGTACACTTTTAGCTAGATGAAAATTACTTGATCAAGCACAATCTGCTACTTTAAAGAATTTAATTAATCTTAAAACACATCCCATTAACAAAGAAACTACAATTCACTTAGTTATACCAAACCTCACAATATAATTTGCCATTGCATATAATTTGGTATATTGAACCATGCTAATTAGAGGTGATTTTAGATTCGGTATCTCGTACTATTAGCTTAGTTGGGCCTTGTTTTCtgaacactaataataataatgcccatTTATAAGAAACTGGCTTTCCCAGAATAGTCAAAAGCATTGGACATGCCAAACTCCTAAATTTACCCAAATtctataaaaagtaaaataacactGGTGGTATATCCAAAAGGTATAGCCACTTTATTAAGACTGGTGTGTAAAATATATCGCGACTATTACTGCCATAACAGCAATCTATGGGTGTTCGTTTGCTAAAAAGCACGTACCGGTATGTGTAAAATTGTTTCAGTCACAGGCAGATAATGTTTAAACTTCAAGTCCCAGAAAGCACTGCAAGTACAGGAAGCTACTGTACTCGACCTTGCACAGGGTTAGCGCCAGAGAAAGAAGCAGCATGGCGAATAAGGATCCTAGTGTGAGTATGGAGGGGGGAATATATAAAATATCTAATAATTGACAAGAGTTTGGTAAGGgtatgtaaagtttgtatttttaagCAATGGCAAATGGTTCCATCTGCTTTGAAAATGCAGGGGGGAGACAACATTTGTGTAGAGAATTCAGTCTGGTTTCGCATTTCACAGGTCACGTTTGAGTGAACTACGTTTTTTGTACTTTCTCGTCTACGGTACACGTTTCGGTCGACACTATCGAGTATATTGCGTTCTTTGTCTTTCAGCTTTTAACATAACGTTTAAAAATGAAGCAGATGGgcagctatttttattttaaaagcgtGCACTTATAACTTAGGAACACAGGCCATAATGTTATCCAATTGACTTCCAGTAAGCAACTCGCAGAACCGTTTAACGATAGCAAATTAAAGTGCTGAACATTTAAGATGAATGTTTCTATTAAATGGGGACCATACGGACTTTTAAGTAATATTAATAAtctattatatatgtgtgtgtgactaGATTTTCGGTAAAGTTCGATGTCATTACATCACAACCCAGTTTTATCTGATTGAAACGTTccatttcattttatgtttttgaaTTGGTGTAGAAAATATTTAGACCCTCTTGGACAGATCTTCTTTGTATTGCTGGAGAGATCCGATTAGTATTTTGGTCAAAAGTCATGGAATGTTCCAGGTTACTCCAGATCCTGCCACACGATGGCGTACTCAGCGACCCAGGTAAagttaacaaagaaaaaaaaaacctaaagcaCTCGCTCATGAAGTCTGAATATACTGGTTAAACATAATGTCATAATCGGTGTTTAAACTGAAGGTCTgcaaaataatatgcacagtatATGTCGTATACCATATGTCAAGTTGCatgctttggggggggggggggatgaaatGCAGTTTAGAGAACCTACACGTTTTAATTgtaattggtttttttttttttttttttaactgctgtcTCATAACCTGTCAGTGCATTTTTGCATAATTTAATTCACCactatttatattaatataaagtaccatcaaaatgaataatacattgttAAACTTTACATAATAGCACATATTTAGAGAGAGGCTTTAAATTGGTCTAGGATATTAATTGCAAATCTGGTACTTGTATGCATTGATTTGAAAGTATTTTTACATGtaaatttaatatttttacttttatatatttgtatagaaAAGCAAAACTTGATCGAACATAGTTCGGAATCCCTTTTGTTTTTCCACACTTTTTTCAGCCACTTAAAAAACGAATTTGAGGTACAAATCTGGGCTATATAAGCATATTGGTTGACCATGGCATCTTGACCCAACATTCACCATCTACTCTTGGAGAAACTGTGATAGATATTGAGTGCACTACAAGATACTGTTCAATAGTAAGCAAACAGTACAAACAGCTATCCTCATCAAACATATTTCACATTAACACGTGTCATTGCCATGAACAATAGGTCACAATAAAGAATTATCCTTATTTGTGATCCTCATATTATCAGATGGGCAATCAAATTACCTACACATATCAATACTCAAAGCTTCTCTGATAACCAGGAAAAAATTCTGCACAGGCACAGCtatgttaaaagaaaacacacccTGTAATATTTCCTGTTTATTTAATGTTAGTTATTTTAACACTTTAAATTAACTagcctataaaaaaaaataaacaatacacttGCTAGTTTTATTTccagtttaaaaatataattctcTATGTTTAATTATACATTAACTCTTTGACACCGGCCCATTCTAAAATCCGTGGGAACTTGCATTTAAATAATGGCGGTATACGTAATAAATTAACACAATTTCATAGGTACCggtactaaagaaaaaaaatgtagacatCATTTTTCATGGCAATGACACGTGTTAATGTGAAATATGCTTGATGGGGATAGCTGTCTATACTGTTTGCTTACTATTGTACAGTGTCTTTAAGTACACTCAATATCTGTCACTGTGCAGTTTCTCTTAGAGTAGATGGTGAATGTTAaatgacacattttaaattagTCTACCAAAATACCTTTCCCCCTGTCACAGTATAGTATATTATTGTAGTCTTGAGAAATTAACTTTTCAAAAATGTGTTGTAGCTGTGTGGGGCTAAAGGGTATATGAAATAAGGCCTTCAGTAAATCATTTTTCCAGGGCATCAGCTTACCTGTGACTTTCCATCacgtacattttaaatgtgttgtatttCTTTTCTTCAGAGTTTTTTTCAGCAGCTGAGGGACATGGCTGGCAGGCTGTCCTCTGGTTCCAAGGGAGCGGGAATAGGCCTCAAGTTACTACTGGGTGCTGGTGCATTGGCTTATGGAGTGAAAGAAGCCACATACACAGGTATGTGTTACACAGCATAGACACACACCCATAGCAGGTATGTCCTGGACAGTAAGtctcattttaattgtattttttttttatgtatatatataaatgtccTTGTTAAACGTGGCATATTTAGTATGCCGTTTAAAATTCTTGCACACTAGAAATATCTTAAAGGTGTGTTGTCTTCTCTGTGGCATCATGCATTTCACAGTGTGCTATAGCAACCCTTCAAAGACAGCCTGCAGTCCACACATAGTCTGGGCTGTGGGTTCGCAGAGTAAGGGACATTGCGATAAAATGAGTATCATTAAATCCCTGGTCTGGTTTACTAGTTACCAGTTAATAATATGGTAAAATAAACACATGCGCATTCCGTTATAAAGAGAACGAATGCCACTTGGCTACGCTGTGCTGTGTTGATTGAAGTGGGCTCATGTGTAAAACACTGGTAttttcattaaatgttttttaaagtaaggcatgtttaaagttgtggatgaTATTTTTAGAATAGTGTTGATTGCCCTTGTGATCAGCCCTGATTTAACTTGTGTGATGTTTTCATGCTGTAACCCAACAAGCATCCCATTGTCATTCTTTTCCAGTTGAAGGTGGGCAGCGAGCTATTATTTTTAACAGAATAGGAGGGATGCAGGACACAGTTCTTTCAGAAGGGCTGCACATCAGGTAGGTTGTGCTTATGCATAGGaaattatgatatatatataaaaataaaaaaaataaaaaaaaaatactgattttGCTTGTGATGGCTGTTGAAACACAGGTCCGGGAATAAGCATTCGGGTCAAGATACTACCTTGACACAGATAAAAACACTTTTGCTTTGACAATAGTTTGAAGGCTTgaagattattttattatttagcaggtgcttttatccaaagcgacttacagaaaattgaacaaaatataaaagtatataaattacaggcaataaaaatgcaaaacaaacacatctaTACAGTAGATATACACaattataaataaagaaaatacaaaaggatatataaataggaatttacaaataaagattgaataaGTGGATTTTGAGAAGATGGCtaaaagcagtaaaagactgaacagtcctgaggataacCGGTAGCTTGTTCCACCACGGGGacgagtgaagagaaggagtgagcacgggaggaaggagagtgaagagaaggcataacaagtcagccagtagaggatgagcggAGAGGCAATATAAGGAGACATTAGGGATTGGAGATAGAAAGGGGCAGTATGATGAATAGAGCGATAGGCAAGAGAAATATATTGCATTTATCCAGACGGCCTATATGATCAATAATCAGCGTGCACTGAACCCATCATTTGCAATTATGTTTTCAGACGGTATTGTAGGTTGGGTGGTTTGGGTGTTTGTGTCCAGCAGAGGTCGAATCAGCAATCAAGAATCTTAAGATTATTTTCCAGGCTTGTATTGCATGCTTTCGCTTCACACAGTTTTAATAGTAACTTGCACTACGTCAGCTGAAAATTGGAAAGAAAATCGAATGCAGATTTTTAAAGAACCACTGGAAAGGAACGCCGCACCCTTAGTCCATAGCAGCAAGCATTTTTGAGTTGCAGTATAATGTGTGATTTTGACGATCTGGTGTAATTGTTCTAGTAATCAATTCCCAATGTTTttaaaggaattggaatttatattttgGAGACATAATTGTGGtggttcagctgctttcatttgaagccagttgaATTGACTATAACAGTGacttaaatttaaataatttgttgaCACTGTGGaaactcattttaacagaatactgttaATTACAagtgatcaatgatgtgttggaattgattaaaagggaattggaaattgattttaaaaagtaattggaaTTAAAAAACAGGAATTCACCCTGTTTTCAACATGGTTCAAACTTTCAAGTGTATTTGCtccagcgttttttttttctccctgcaTTGGTTTGGTATTTAAAATCCAGTGGTACTCAAAACAGCCTTCTTACCCTTGCTGTATAACTGCCATTGACCCATCAAACCAGGACTTGTACATTAAAAGCAGTTCTGCATTTGACTCATTGTGACTGTCTGCAGTATGGGATCTTGTGCAATATATCTACTAGTCCATTTTACTGATTGAGCAGACCTGCTTCAGTGTTGCGCTGTTTTAAATATAAACCTCTACCTAATGTGTTGTACACACATTTTTATCACTATGGAATTACCTTCTCCTGACAACCAACCCACTACTTTGTGCTGCAGTGTTAATATAGTACATTTGACGACAAAGTCTGGAAGTGACAGTATTGTGTATGGTACCTTATACATTTTGCACACTACAAACCTgaattatgtgttttgttttcactgtaaCATAATGCATTTCATAGTGTGCTATAGTAACCCTTCCTCAATAGCCTGCAGTCCACACACACTGGGCTGTGGGTTCGCAAAGTAAGGGACATAATATCATTTGATAAATTTTGCCTGCATTTAATATGAATGATGAGAGACAGATGTCAAAATATAGGAATAGTTAACAAAAGATTATACACAACTTCACCAACATTGAGAGTATAAATAAGGTAATGTTGTTGACTACCATTGAGGAAAAACTTGTACTTCAAAGTTTCACAGCTGCTTTGCAAAGTTACTTTATAATGAACTCAGTAGGACTGTAGAAGCACGTGTTCTGTCTTATCCAGTGACTCTTAAGACTGAtttgaaaccacattttcactCTGTTAATTTCCCAGGATACCATGGATTCAGTACCCTGTCATTTATGACATCAGAGCCAAGCCAAGAAAGGTCTCTTCCCTCACTGGATCCAAAGGTTGGTAGTGGATATGGAAGGGGGTAGATAGTTTTGTTGCACCTTTTAAACTGGGGTGACTGTCAAGGTCCAAGTTGCCCACCCCTGTCTTGGATCTGTTCAGGAGGAATAGAGCCTATGCAGGGTTCAACATTAACCATGGCCCGGCGGCCCTGGTCCAGTAGAGATCGCAGTTTGCctgtagttatgaagcaccacaggcccgaCTGGGACGGTAACATTTAACTAGTATaaactagtatatatatatatatatatatatatctatatatatctatatatatctatatctatatatatatatatatatatctatatatatatatatatatatctatatatatatatatatatatatatatatctatatatatatatctatctatatatatatatatctatatatatatatatctatatatatatctatatatatatatatatatatatctatatatatatatatatctatatatatatatatatctatatatatatatatctatatatatatctatatatatatatctatatatatatatctatatatatatctatatctatatatatctatatatatatatatatctatatatatatatatatctatatatatatatctatatatatatatatatctatatatctatatatatatatctatatatctatatatatctatatatctatatatatctatatatatatatatatatatatatatatatctatatctatatatctatatagtgCACATGGTTTCCATGTCATGAATCCAGGAAAATGGGCCAGTGCGCCAAAAAGCTCAAAACTAATTTAcaagccattttttttaaaacataactgTGAACTAATCCTAACTTTCCCGCCACATGTCATGTTTGTTTTCCACAATATGGCAAATAATTTACTAATCGGGTTttctacaactaagcaaccaataagccaaaaggaaagcgctgaaatcaataaatcataaagtaattatgaaaaaaaaaaaaatgaagacgaaTATTTAGAGTGGAGGTTTATCTGGCTTcattatgacagtgaaaaaaaGTAACGTTCTGTCttttatttgttgtgaattcaacatttcgtttacatgatatccagtctcacagtaaggTGTGCCGATGGATATCGAGATACGCGATTGAATTGACTAACTTTTTGATTTGGGATCCGATGTGTTCCGGTCACAAATGCCATTCACATTCCTTAatttttaatatgcaaataacaacgggtttaagactgacatcagcattaaaaaaaaataaaagaaagacgcgtttgcttctactagtagctaatgtatAAGTTTTCTTTGTGTactcgaatatgtaatatgctattccaatagtttttattttttatttttgtgtaatcgtgtatttgactacactgacccatccctaattaggattaatataattcagttttagcgttgctgtgaccatatgATAACAGCTTGGTTGCAGGTTTAGTTGTGAAAAACCAATTATCATTTGTACACATATGTTTTCTgacaagcacacaaatgtgtgcatgttaaatggctcaagtaacatatattgaaaggcttcgtTTAGCCGCTTTTGAGATgtgggctctctttggttaccatacacagctataaacatactgaaaataaaaaccatcatgaaaaaatatataaatgtattgggccagataaaattgcatccAGGCCataaaaacactagctcagtggcccaaggggccattAGTTAAGTCCTTGTTATGGTGAAGTAATGACCTGTTATCTTGTCCTGCACACTGTAGTATCTATagatctgtattttgttttagaaaactAATGCATTTCGCAGTGTGCTATAGCAGCCTTCAAAAGCCTGCaggtcacacacacactggtccGTGGGTGCCCAAAGTAAGTGCTGTCttgattttatttgaatgtatagTCCTTACCATTGCTGCTGTGTAGATCTCCAGATGGTGAACATAGCCCTTCGTGTCCTGTCCAGACCCGAGGCCTCAAAGCTCCCATTCCTCTACCAGCGCTTGGGCAAGGACTACGATGAGCGAGTCCTGCCCTCCATTGTCAATGAAGTTCTGAAGAGTGTGGTAGCCAAGTTTAATGCATCCCAGCTCATCACACAGAGAGCGCAGGTATTGTTTCATCCTCATTTTTACCTTAATCatccctgtgtttttttttttttttttttttaaactgcctgcTACGCCCAAACAGATattgaatgaatgtatttaactgtttaaaaaaaaacacttgagggTTGCACTAATCCCACAATCTTCCTAATGTCATTGACAGACAGGGAAACGTTTATAGTCTTATGTTACACCGATTATAAGCCATTAAGAGTTTGGCTCCAAAAGGAAGCTTCACTCGCACGAGATTACCTCAGATTGCCTCTGATTCTGATGTGTAGCCAAAAGCCCAAACATGAAAAAATTGTCAAAGGCGTTGGATTGAACAAATtatatacatgcatacaaacatacatacaccgctgtgcaaaagtcttggaCGTTGCATTTTTCTACCCTGATGCATTGAGcgtcaacaatttactcaaagcctccactagtgttttctactattataacaaccttgacttgcataaagaaggaaaaacatttaatgaaatagcttgcatcactcgatttaaggtgtggtatctgaagcataatcaacaagtacagagaaacatcatctgtaattgccaaacccaggactggaagacccaaaaagctgtctaacaaggaagagcaatacttgaagataatatccttaaggaatagaaagacaaatgttgaattgacaacagaactggcagaaggcacaggtgtcgtccatcaaatcaacagttcaaagcacctttgaccattgttccatagtccaatttctgtgttcttgtgcatattttagccttttagtcttgttcccctttaagaggtggtattactgcaacacatccttttaagtcctgatttcaagagtgatcaTGCTGTTGATGAGatagacaacgacacctgtgccttctgccagttctgttgtctttctattccttaaggatattatcttcaagtattgctcttcctagttagacagctttttgggtcttccagtcctgggtttgtcaattacagatgatgtttctctgtacttgttgattatactTCGGATactacaccttgaaaatcgagtgatgcgagctatttcactaaATGTTTATCCTTCTTTATggaagtcaaggttgttatagtagaatacactagtggaggctttgagtaacaTGTcttaagacttttgcacagcagtgtgagatACATACAGTTATACTATACACACTGTATTGCAATTACATTAGGGTGCTATAGAAATGTAGTAAATTGATTTGTGATAACATTTTATAGAAACACTTTAATTCCATGTCCAGTGAACCAAAATCTACTTTCAGGGGGTTAATGGTAAAAGGTGaaatccttcttttttttttttttttttcattttcaaacgtGCACCCTTACTCTTAAACTATGCAACAATGGCACAGTTAGAGAGCTACAATAAATAGTTGTTATTGCTACTGATAGGTGTCCTTGCTGATTCGCCGTGAGTTGTTTGAGAGGGCCAAGGACTTCAACATAATCCTTGACGATGTGGCCATCACAGAGCTGAGCTTTAGCAGGGAGTACACTGCAGCTGTGGAGTCTAAGCAAGTCGGTAAGTGGCAGCACATCACAGGAAAGGTGCTGTGTGCTTGATCCAGGGTAGTTGTAGTTGATGTAATGTTGCACGCATCAACAGGCATCGGCCACTAGAGGGAGTTAATTATTAgctaaaaccttttttattttatttattttttaaatatgaaggTGCTCTTAAGTGGCGTATTTATCATACCGTTTACAATTCTTGCACACTAGAAATATCTTAAAGATGTGTTGTCTTCTCTGTGGCATCATGCATTTCACAGTGTGCTATAGCAACCCTTCAAAGACAGCCTGCAGTCCACACATAGTCTGGGCTGTGGGTTCGCAGAGTAAGGGACATTGCGATAAAATGAGTATCATTAAACCCCTGGTCTGGTTTACTAGTTGCCAATTCCTGTAAATCGTGATCTGGAAAAGTCAAAGTGAAACTCATAGATTTGTTATTCACCTCAGTGGTAGTAAATGCAGTGCTTCTTTAGTTTGACTTAAATATGCAGTGCCTGACATCTTGTCCACATTGATATGAATATATGCAATTCCCTGGTGTGTGTTCTACATTCTTTGATAATTTGGTATACTCTACTTTAGCAGACTATAGACATTGTTGATGCTTTAGCTGTCACTGTCAGCCCAACAGGCATGCACAGCCCTCCCAGGTATTGGAGAGAATTGCATAGTGTTTGGGGGTGGCTACTTCTGAAGGTGCCATTTGTCAGAGCTGAAAGTACCATAGAGATTCTTTACATGTTCTTGTTCTGTTTCATACCTGTTTTATAAAATAGAATGTTCTGCTTTTCAGCCCAGCAGGAGGCCCAGAGGGCTCAGTTCTATGTGGAGAAGGCTAAGCAGGATCAGAGACAGAAAATCATCCAGGCTGAAGGAGAGGCTGAAGCCGCTAAAATGGTAAAAACTTGTTTCCAAACAAGGTAGAAATGTCACTGTTCCAAACACCCCAGTATATCTGTATCTAGACTGCATGAAATGACCTGTTTCAGCGTTCCAGTGGAAAGCACTGATTGTCAGTTTTGTTTGCACCGTAGATTTGGCTCAGTGTTTTGCTCCTTCCTATGATAGAACACATTGATCTTTGTGCTAGACTAAGCCTTTCCAGACAGCCTGCAGTTCACTGTCTGAACTGTTGGTTCGCATGAGGAAGGGACATTGCACACacgttttgtaaactttttttatatatatatatatatatgtgtagtCATTTCTTTAAAAGGTCTTTTAGCAAAGTCCTTTACCGTAATTAACTTCTCTGCACTAACTGACATTGCAAACATTACTAATAACTAACTAGTTACATTGTTTCAGTGTTCTAGAAATAAGTCCTGCAAAAATGATATAGGGGCATGCCCTAGACCAGTACTGTGtagagtggagttatctttccttgACAAGCAGTCTGCCTTTTTGAGTGACGTTATTATTCATAGATCTCTTTTGAGTTCTTCAATGTTGAAGGTATTAAGAATGAAACACAAGCTGCTTTTGTCAAGTTTTCTGTGAATCATTAGCTGATTCACAGCATAAGATTAATTGTCAAACTGAACgctgtagggattcaaggaaatgcatgcacatggattagggagtggttaacatgtagaaaacagaaggtacTGATTAGagcagaaacctcaaaatggagcaaggtaaccagtggactACCACTGGGATCTGTATTAGGTCCACTGCTAATCTACATTAAtcttcgattctggtatagtaagcaaacttgttaaatttgcagacaacacaaaaataggaggagcagcaaaggtcattcaaaatgaccttagacagcattcagaactgggcagacacatggaaaataacatttaatagagaagtgtaaggtactgcacgcaggcaataaaaatgtgcattataaatatcatatgggacattctgaaattgaagaaggaatctatgaaagacctaggagtatatgttgactcagaaatgtcttcat
The sequence above is drawn from the Acipenser ruthenus chromosome 12, fAciRut3.2 maternal haplotype, whole genome shotgun sequence genome and encodes:
- the LOC117417321 gene encoding prohibitin-2-like isoform X1 codes for the protein MANKDPSSFFQQLRDMAGRLSSGSKGAGIGLKLLLGAGALAYGVKEATYTVEGGQRAIIFNRIGGMQDTVLSEGLHIRIPWIQYPVIYDIRAKPRKVSSLTGSKDLQMVNIALRVLSRPEASKLPFLYQRLGKDYDERVLPSIVNEVLKSVVAKFNASQLITQRAQVSLLIRRELFERAKDFNIILDDVAITELSFSREYTAAVESKQVAQQEAQRAQFYVEKAKQDQRQKIIQAEGEAEAAKMLGEAVTKNPGYLKLRRIRAAQAIAKTVAASQNRVYLNADNLVLNLQDESFNNLTLNTIQGKK
- the LOC117417321 gene encoding prohibitin-2-like isoform X2, giving the protein MAYSATQSFFQQLRDMAGRLSSGSKGAGIGLKLLLGAGALAYGVKEATYTVEGGQRAIIFNRIGGMQDTVLSEGLHIRIPWIQYPVIYDIRAKPRKVSSLTGSKDLQMVNIALRVLSRPEASKLPFLYQRLGKDYDERVLPSIVNEVLKSVVAKFNASQLITQRAQVSLLIRRELFERAKDFNIILDDVAITELSFSREYTAAVESKQVAQQEAQRAQFYVEKAKQDQRQKIIQAEGEAEAAKMLGEAVTKNPGYLKLRRIRAAQAIAKTVAASQNRVYLNADNLVLNLQDESFNNLTLNTIQGKK